A window of Sulfurimonas gotlandica GD1 contains these coding sequences:
- a CDS encoding metal ABC transporter ATP-binding protein: protein MKFTLPIFDVKNLCFSIGDQEILSHISLEIFGAEYIAIIGPNGGGKTTLIRVLLGLEKPTRGEAKIFGKSIKDFKEWHKIGYVPQRATHVDANFPGSVEDVVNMGRTSQRKLFSRMSKEDKACVKDAMHKMDVYDLKDKMIGTLSGGQRQRVMIARALASKPEILILDEPNTGVDMTSQKKFYALLKQLNKEEKITIVFITHDIGVIADDIARLFTINQKAIICNNPKEALSCEEMSALYGIEAHLLHNHKHEH, encoded by the coding sequence ATGAAATTTACACTACCAATCTTTGATGTAAAAAACTTATGCTTTAGCATTGGAGATCAAGAGATACTTTCACATATCTCTTTAGAAATTTTCGGTGCTGAATATATTGCAATTATTGGTCCGAATGGTGGTGGAAAAACAACGCTAATAAGAGTTCTTCTTGGTCTTGAAAAACCGACAAGAGGTGAAGCCAAAATTTTTGGAAAATCTATAAAAGATTTTAAAGAGTGGCATAAGATAGGTTATGTTCCACAACGAGCAACACACGTAGATGCTAACTTCCCAGGAAGCGTAGAAGATGTTGTAAATATGGGCAGGACTTCTCAGAGAAAACTGTTTTCAAGAATGAGTAAAGAAGATAAAGCTTGCGTGAAAGATGCAATGCATAAGATGGATGTTTACGACTTAAAAGATAAGATGATAGGGACTCTTTCAGGCGGACAGAGGCAAAGGGTTATGATAGCAAGGGCTTTGGCCTCAAAGCCAGAAATATTGATCCTTGATGAACCAAATACCGGTGTAGATATGACTTCTCAGAAAAAGTTCTATGCTCTTTTAAAGCAGTTAAATAAAGAAGAAAAAATCACTATTGTTTTTATAACGCACGATATAGGTGTTATAGCTGATGATATAGCAAGACTTTTTACTATTAATCAAAAAGCGATTATTTGTAACAACCCAAAAGAAGCTCTTAGTTGTGAAGAGATGAGTGCCCTATATGGTATAGAAGCACACCTTCTTCATAACCATAAGCATGAGCATTAG
- a CDS encoding metal ABC transporter substrate-binding protein, with amino-acid sequence MKDFRNIIFVLVVAIFLLQMYVSEQDAKVEIKNKKPAVALSTFALYDIAKNISQNTLDLVMILPFGVDAHSFEPTPKLMAKIMGSDLVVYSGAGLEPWTASFDFKSKTIDMSKSVKLLEPKDEHEEHAHHDHGHDAVDPHYWLDIQNMISATKLMSVEFIKLSPENEELYKVNTQKYIVKLESIDAKYKKSLSNCKKETIIVNHNAFSYLSNNYGFHIEALSGLSPDAQPSAKNMVRLIEHVKEHDVKIVFFESFVSDKAMKSIAQEAQVSVDVLQPLGNITADEAKKNLSYEDIMLDNLVKISKALACE; translated from the coding sequence ATGAAAGATTTTAGAAATATAATATTTGTTTTAGTAGTTGCTATTTTTCTTTTACAGATGTATGTTTCAGAGCAAGATGCAAAAGTTGAAATTAAAAATAAAAAACCAGCAGTTGCGCTCAGTACATTTGCGCTCTATGACATAGCTAAAAATATTTCGCAAAACACTTTAGACTTAGTAATGATTCTTCCTTTTGGTGTAGATGCTCACAGTTTTGAGCCGACACCAAAGCTTATGGCAAAAATAATGGGAAGTGATCTTGTCGTATATAGCGGAGCAGGGCTTGAACCATGGACTGCATCTTTTGATTTTAAATCAAAAACTATTGATATGAGCAAATCGGTTAAACTGCTAGAGCCTAAAGATGAACATGAAGAACATGCTCATCATGACCATGGACATGACGCAGTAGACCCACACTACTGGTTGGATATACAAAATATGATTAGTGCCACAAAGCTTATGAGTGTAGAGTTTATAAAATTATCTCCAGAGAATGAAGAGCTGTATAAAGTAAATACTCAAAAGTATATAGTAAAGTTAGAATCTATAGATGCTAAATACAAAAAATCACTTTCAAATTGTAAAAAAGAGACAATCATCGTAAATCACAATGCTTTTTCATATTTAAGCAACAACTATGGCTTTCATATAGAAGCATTAAGTGGATTATCTCCAGATGCACAGCCGAGTGCTAAGAATATGGTAAGACTGATAGAACACGTAAAAGAGCATGATGTTAAAATTGTTTTCTTTGAAAGTTTTGTTAGTGATAAAGCGATGAAAAGTATTGCACAAGAAGCACAAGTTAGTGTTGATGTGCTTCAACCTCTTGGAAATATTACAGCAGATGAAGCTAAAAAGAATCTAAGCTATGAAGATATTATGCTTGATAACTTAGTTAAAATATCTAAAGCTCTGGCCTGCGAATGA
- the secG gene encoding preprotein translocase subunit SecG, with protein MTTSFLLIVQIILVVILVIAVLLQKSSSIGLGAYSGSNESVFGAKGPNSFLAKTTFLIGFLFVSNTIALGYLYSSTAQTSVVDNMVETTNVVAPVATTPVVAPAKDETPATK; from the coding sequence ATGACAACTAGTTTTTTACTTATTGTTCAGATAATTTTAGTTGTAATACTAGTAATAGCTGTACTTTTACAAAAGAGCTCAAGCATCGGTCTTGGTGCATATAGTGGCTCAAATGAGTCTGTGTTTGGTGCAAAAGGACCAAATAGTTTTTTAGCAAAAACTACATTTCTTATAGGTTTTTTATTTGTTTCAAATACAATCGCTCTAGGTTACTTATACTCTAGCACTGCTCAAACTTCTGTAGTTGACAACATGGTCGAGACTACAAATGTAGTAGCTCCTGTTGCAACTACACCAGTAGTAGCACCAGCTAAAGACGAAACTCCAGCTACAAAATAG
- the frr gene encoding ribosome recycling factor gives MLNEIYDACEKKMKSSIEHMQRDFKTLRTGKITTSVLDNVRIDYYGTMTSLDQVGSIIATDATTIVVNPWEKNLLPAIESAISKANVGANPNNDGDQIKLFFPAMTVEQRKESVKQMKGMGENAKVSLRNDRKNANDQIKKLEKDKEITADESKSAQDNIQKITDKFSANTEQILKDKEAEILKV, from the coding sequence ATGCTAAACGAAATATATGACGCATGTGAAAAAAAGATGAAATCAAGCATAGAACATATGCAAAGAGATTTTAAAACACTTAGAACAGGTAAAATTACAACATCTGTTTTAGACAATGTAAGAATTGATTATTATGGAACAATGACTTCTCTTGATCAAGTTGGCTCAATTATAGCAACTGATGCGACTACGATTGTTGTGAATCCTTGGGAAAAAAATCTTTTGCCTGCTATTGAATCAGCTATATCAAAAGCAAATGTTGGGGCTAATCCAAATAATGATGGTGACCAGATCAAACTATTTTTTCCAGCTATGACAGTTGAGCAAAGAAAAGAATCAGTTAAACAAATGAAAGGCATGGGTGAAAATGCAAAAGTTTCTCTTAGAAATGATAGAAAAAATGCAAATGACCAAATCAAAAAACTTGAAAAAGACAAAGAAATAACAGCTGATGAATCAAAATCTGCTCAAGATAATATTCAAAAAATCACTGATAAATTTTCAGCAAATACTGAACAAATATTAAAAGATAAAGAAGCAGAAATACTTAAAGTATAA
- the pyrE gene encoding orotate phosphoribosyltransferase, translated as MDVKKIYMDADALLEGHFKLSSGNHSQFYLQSAKVLEDPKTAKLLADELAIQIKASGLEIDTVCAPALGGLIAGFALAQALDVRFIFAERVDGVMNIRRGFQVGKGEKVLMCEDIITTGGSAMEAAAVVKELDGEIVGVAALANRGFCKRVNSDVETKPNCKLPQDIPFFALADFTFEMYSPDACPLCKDGSEAIKPGSRGN; from the coding sequence ATGGATGTTAAAAAAATATATATGGATGCAGATGCTCTTTTAGAAGGGCACTTTAAATTAAGTAGTGGAAATCACTCACAGTTTTATCTACAATCTGCAAAAGTTTTAGAAGATCCAAAAACAGCTAAACTACTTGCTGATGAGTTAGCTATACAAATCAAGGCCAGTGGACTTGAAATAGATACAGTTTGTGCTCCGGCACTTGGTGGTCTAATCGCAGGTTTTGCTTTAGCTCAAGCGCTTGATGTTCGTTTTATTTTTGCTGAAAGAGTTGACGGTGTTATGAACATCCGTAGAGGCTTTCAAGTAGGTAAAGGTGAAAAAGTTTTAATGTGTGAAGATATCATTACAACTGGCGGATCTGCAATGGAAGCAGCAGCTGTTGTTAAAGAACTTGACGGGGAGATTGTTGGTGTAGCAGCACTTGCAAACCGTGGTTTTTGTAAACGTGTAAATAGTGATGTAGAGACTAAACCAAACTGTAAACTTCCACAAGATATTCCATTTTTTGCATTAGCAGACTTTACATTTGAAATGTATTCTCCAGATGCATGTCCTTTATGTAAAGACGGTAGCGAAGCAATCAAGCCAGGAAGTAGGGGAAATTAA
- a CDS encoding cation:proton antiporter, whose translation MDTALLYIVMALGVSTVLNLFLKRLGVSQIIGYILTGTILVYAFDLRDMDNSSTLEHIAEFGIVFLMFTIGLEISLRKMNSMKIEIFLNGSMQVGFTALVVYLIAHYIFSLDAISALIVSLAFALSSTAVVLSYLKSSKEIYNPYGQRATGILIFQDIAVIPILILLGFLTSEGDQSVAVILKDTIISAIVVMVLMFVVGRRVMTWLLHFSASSEVDELFMGSVLFIVVSASLLASFMGFTYSLGAFVAGMIIAETKYHHKVELDIAPFKDILLGTFFIVVGMKIDVFYFINNIAVIIGIFILVLILKSIIMYLLLRITSSHVLSLKTGLALSQVGEFSFVIFAVASMGGLLDKELESLLTLVVIFSMMVTPFFISRINRLVSSITHHEYLGLDTSAFVSRENHVILCGYSIVGKFAAKHLDAIDAPYVVIDNNPKHVQEALLEGKEAYLGDMSKLSMLEALHAESSAAVIVTLDNIDKKKAICEAVLKHTKDINLIVKVATLEDKEALSGLDITVVVDSKLEVGRILVERMMTCQLKYR comes from the coding sequence ATGGATACCGCACTACTTTATATCGTGATGGCCTTAGGCGTTTCTACGGTTTTAAACCTGTTTTTGAAGCGCCTTGGTGTCTCACAAATCATAGGATATATCCTTACTGGTACGATATTAGTCTACGCTTTTGACTTAAGAGATATGGATAACTCAAGCACTCTAGAACATATAGCTGAATTTGGTATAGTCTTCTTAATGTTTACTATTGGACTTGAGATCTCTTTGAGAAAAATGAATAGTATGAAAATAGAGATATTCTTAAATGGTTCCATGCAGGTAGGGTTTACTGCCTTAGTTGTTTATTTAATAGCACATTATATATTTTCACTAGATGCGATTTCTGCACTTATTGTTTCATTGGCTTTTGCTCTGTCATCTACAGCGGTAGTTCTCAGTTATTTAAAAAGCTCAAAAGAGATATATAACCCTTATGGTCAACGTGCAACCGGTATACTTATTTTTCAGGATATTGCAGTTATCCCTATTTTGATCCTGCTCGGGTTTTTAACAAGTGAAGGCGATCAGTCAGTTGCGGTGATTTTAAAAGATACAATAATTAGTGCTATAGTTGTTATGGTATTAATGTTTGTTGTGGGTAGAAGAGTCATGACTTGGCTTCTTCATTTTTCTGCATCTAGCGAAGTGGATGAACTCTTCATGGGCTCTGTCTTGTTTATTGTTGTAAGTGCCTCACTTTTAGCGTCATTTATGGGTTTTACATATTCTCTTGGTGCTTTCGTAGCGGGTATGATTATTGCAGAGACTAAATATCATCACAAGGTTGAGCTAGATATTGCTCCATTTAAAGATATCCTACTTGGTACATTTTTTATAGTTGTCGGAATGAAGATAGATGTTTTCTATTTTATAAATAATATTGCTGTAATTATAGGTATTTTTATTCTTGTATTGATTTTAAAAAGTATTATTATGTACTTGTTGCTTCGTATTACTTCTTCGCATGTCTTATCTCTAAAAACAGGTCTCGCATTATCACAAGTTGGAGAATTTTCTTTCGTAATCTTTGCTGTAGCAAGTATGGGAGGCCTTTTAGATAAAGAACTAGAATCTCTTCTAACTCTTGTGGTTATCTTTTCTATGATGGTAACCCCATTTTTTATATCTAGGATAAATAGATTAGTCAGTAGTATTACCCACCATGAATATTTAGGTTTAGATACTTCTGCTTTTGTTTCAAGGGAAAATCATGTAATCCTTTGTGGATACAGTATTGTAGGCAAATTTGCTGCCAAACATCTAGATGCTATTGATGCTCCTTATGTTGTGATAGATAATAACCCAAAGCATGTTCAAGAGGCTTTATTAGAAGGCAAAGAAGCTTATCTTGGAGATATGTCTAAGTTGTCAATGCTGGAAGCTCTTCATGCTGAGAGTTCAGCTGCTGTTATTGTCACCCTTGATAATATAGATAAAAAGAAAGCTATATGTGAAGCAGTATTAAAACATACAAAAGACATTAATCTGATTGTGAAAGTTGCTACTTTAGAAGATAAAGAGGCTCTTAGTGGTTTAGATATTACGGTTGTTGTGGATTCAAAATTAGAAGTAGGGCGAATACTCGTAGAGCGAATGATGACTTGTCAGTTAAAATACAGATAA